One Kiritimatiellia bacterium genomic region harbors:
- a CDS encoding thioesterase family protein, whose protein sequence is MSEAKIFKYFVRVPYAHTDQMRFVYYANYLVYFEMARAAMLRETGLPYGELEKQGVFLPVVEAHCAYKTPAHYDDELKIVSRCEIKGVRLRVEYEVFRGNDLIVTGYTVHACVSADLKIIRPPVFLQKLVAAPPP, encoded by the coding sequence ATGAGCGAAGCAAAAATCTTCAAGTATTTTGTCCGTGTTCCTTATGCCCACACCGACCAGATGCGGTTTGTCTATTACGCGAATTATCTTGTGTATTTTGAAATGGCGCGCGCCGCAATGCTGAGAGAAACGGGCCTGCCTTACGGCGAGCTGGAAAAACAGGGGGTTTTCCTGCCGGTGGTGGAAGCGCACTGCGCATACAAGACGCCGGCGCACTACGACGATGAGTTAAAAATCGTTTCGCGCTGCGAAATCAAGGGCGTTCGGTTGCGCGTTGAATATGAGGTCTTCCGCGGGAACGACCTGATCGTTACCGGTTACACGGTCCACGCCTGCGTTTCCGCGGACCTCAAAATCATCCGTCCGCCGGTCTTTCTGCAGAAGCTGGTTGCTGCGCCGCCGCCATGA
- the rnhC gene encoding ribonuclease HIII has translation MFKPHYVRPVYPRRPEAPAGPLEKTSFTFKLTEAQQIIMSDLLTKGNYRPIQIPYTIAAAETDEYKVAIYQSGKCLVQGKGAKDFVQFILEPKVLGQAGTGYEEELKPEQFEAHIGVDESGKGDYFGPLVIAAAYVDKTLAKSMLARGVKDSKNVSSDKRIVELAGQIRKMLGKRFSIVVIGAQAYNRLYGKMKNVNLVLAWGHARAIENILANVPECPRAISDQFGHKHLIEKALMAKGRKIVLQQRHKAESDVAVAAASILAREAFLLGLRKMQEQYHQRFPKGASAQTLEAAKQLVDKNGPDVLRQTAKCHFKTTDAILGAGGMKRLMAAAQQPASAERPADG, from the coding sequence ATGTTCAAACCGCACTATGTCAGACCTGTTTACCCCCGGCGCCCGGAGGCGCCGGCCGGCCCGCTTGAAAAAACCTCCTTCACCTTCAAACTCACCGAGGCGCAGCAGATTATCATGAGCGATCTCCTGACAAAGGGAAATTACCGGCCGATTCAAATCCCCTACACCATTGCCGCGGCGGAAACGGACGAATACAAGGTGGCCATTTACCAGAGCGGCAAATGCCTCGTGCAGGGAAAGGGGGCGAAGGATTTTGTCCAGTTCATTCTGGAACCGAAGGTGCTCGGCCAGGCCGGGACGGGTTACGAAGAAGAGCTGAAACCCGAGCAGTTTGAAGCGCATATCGGCGTGGATGAAAGCGGCAAGGGCGATTATTTCGGACCGCTCGTTATCGCGGCCGCCTATGTGGACAAAACGCTCGCGAAAAGCATGCTGGCGCGCGGAGTCAAAGACAGCAAGAACGTATCCAGCGACAAGCGCATTGTTGAGCTGGCCGGCCAAATCCGCAAAATGCTCGGGAAACGCTTCAGCATCGTTGTTATCGGCGCGCAGGCCTACAACCGGCTTTACGGAAAGATGAAAAACGTCAATCTGGTGCTGGCGTGGGGGCACGCCCGCGCGATTGAAAACATACTGGCCAATGTTCCGGAATGCCCGCGCGCCATTTCTGATCAATTCGGCCATAAACATCTCATTGAAAAAGCCTTAATGGCCAAGGGCCGAAAAATCGTCCTGCAGCAGCGCCATAAGGCCGAGTCCGACGTGGCCGTGGCGGCCGCCTCCATCCTGGCGCGCGAGGCCTTTTTGCTGGGGCTCCGCAAAATGCAGGAGCAATACCATCAGCGTTTTCCGAAAGGCGCCTCGGCGCAGACGCTGGAAGCGGCCAAACAGCTTGTGGATAAGAACGGCCCGGACGTTCTCCGGCAGACGGCCAAATGCCATTTCAAGACCACGGACGCCATCCTGGGCGCCGGCGGGATGAAGCGGCTCATGGCGGCGGCGCAGCAACCAGCTTCTGCAGAAAGACCGGCGGACGGATGA